The following coding sequences lie in one Wolbachia endosymbiont strain TRS of Brugia malayi genomic window:
- a CDS encoding proton-conducting transporter membrane subunit — protein sequence MQLYKSSLLFLLTILMVIVLKLPEVTVNWSYPVLNFDLSFRIILISFLSVAFLIVLPAKNFSFSEMLSFFAYTISSLCAILSKQIISVIIFCELMAISASFIIAAGCKDNGPAIRYACVHFFVGIILTAGLAIQNPNLIIMGLLIICACFPFSFWVVDAYPAASLHGASYLSLFTTKISFLIALLHTYNLWQDHAEILAFLGTITAIYGIIFTSLEQNIRRFLAYNVVGQMGILIMTGSLLSHSKNAIPLLILNIIFSIVYQLLLTAVANSIILRTKAVNFNRVGKFMSAEGIYALIAILTMAAFPGTAGFISKSYIAVEIKMNGTNLELYKNLHKILNLSLYLSVGLKFLYYIFITKSRSKLLAEKGGGVAMIILASICVIAGNPYLPIYNKPSIFNLAYNTKNIWSQLNLLLCVTLLFIPLRKLFLPRINLKMDIDWIFRALIPYVVSLFNKLIFKMRKISAGALQNLTNSLTNLYFNNANKLKEALSYDSVSFISASSLFLMSILLVLLCLNH from the coding sequence GTGCAACTTTACAAATCTTCACTGTTATTTCTGCTGACTATATTAATGGTTATAGTTCTAAAACTACCTGAAGTCACAGTAAATTGGTCTTATCCAGTTCTAAATTTTGATTTATCCTTTCGCATCATACTAATATCTTTTTTATCAGTTGCATTTTTAATTGTCTTACCAGCAAAAAATTTTAGCTTTTCAGAAATGCTATCTTTTTTTGCCTACACTATTAGTTCACTATGTGCAATATTATCTAAGCAGATAATATCGGTTATAATATTCTGTGAATTAATGGCCATCAGCGCATCTTTTATTATTGCAGCCGGCTGCAAAGATAATGGACCTGCAATAAGATACGCTTGCGTACACTTTTTTGTCGGGATTATACTAACAGCAGGGTTAGCGATTCAAAATCCTAATTTAATAATCATGGGTTTATTAATAATTTGTGCTTGTTTTCCTTTTTCATTCTGGGTTGTTGACGCATACCCTGCTGCGTCATTGCACGGTGCATCATACCTTTCCCTATTTACTACTAAGATTTCTTTTTTAATAGCACTTTTACATACCTACAACCTTTGGCAAGATCACGCTGAAATATTAGCATTCTTGGGTACTATCACTGCAATTTATGGTATTATATTTACTTCCCTTGAACAAAATATCCGTAGATTTTTAGCCTACAACGTCGTAGGACAAATGGGCATACTAATTATGACAGGGAGTCTGCTTAGCCATTCAAAAAATGCCATACCACTACTTATACTTAACATAATTTTCTCCATTGTCTATCAATTATTGCTCACCGCTGTTGCTAACTCGATTATCTTGCGGACAAAAGCAGTAAATTTTAATAGAGTGGGTAAATTCATGTCAGCGGAAGGAATATATGCTTTGATCGCAATACTAACAATGGCTGCATTTCCAGGAACTGCTGGATTTATCAGCAAATCATACATTGCAGTCGAAATTAAAATGAATGGTACTAACTTAGAATTGTATAAAAACTTACACAAGATTTTGAATTTATCACTTTATTTAAGTGTGGGGCTCAAGTTTCTTTATTATATATTTATTACCAAAAGCAGGTCCAAACTTTTAGCAGAGAAGGGGGGAGGAGTAGCTATGATTATTTTAGCATCTATATGCGTGATCGCTGGCAATCCTTACCTGCCTATTTACAACAAGCCCTCGATTTTTAACCTTGCGTATAACACAAAAAACATCTGGTCACAACTTAATTTACTACTATGTGTTACTTTGCTATTTATTCCTTTACGTAAGTTATTTTTGCCAAGAATAAATCTTAAAATGGATATCGATTGGATTTTTAGAGCTCTCATACCCTATGTTGTTTCACTGTTCAATAAATTAATTTTCAAAATGAGGAAAATATCTGCTGGTGCACTGCAAAACTTGACTAATTCACTCACTAATTTATACTTTAATAATGCTAATAAACTTAAAGAAGCGCTAAGTTATGATTCAGTGAGTTTTATTTCAGCTTCTTCTCTTTTTTTGATGAGTATTTTGTTAGTGCTGCTATGTTTAAATCATTAA
- a CDS encoding DUF6444 domain-containing protein, producing the protein MAYKSKNANLKEEIKALIIENDGLKAKIIELEDKLGLNSKSSSLPPSQDIYRKKTKKKSDKKPGGQPGHKVYK; encoded by the coding sequence GTGGCGTACAAATCAAAAAACGCTAATCTCAAAGAAGAAATAAAGGCTCTGATTATAGAAAATGATGGCTTAAAAGCAAAAATAATTGAGCTAGAAGATAAACTGGGTCTGAACTCAAAAAGTTCATCTCTACCACCATCGCAAGATATATATCGCAAAAAAACAAAAAAGAAAAGTGATAAAAAACCAGGAGGTCAGCCAGGGCATAAGGTATATAAGTGA
- a CDS encoding FAD-dependent oxidoreductase, with protein MLLNFNASFSNLYTRNGLIKLDEAFLDYIKSCDEDLFCSLIEAREETTPSSASFQYWTSESRKKEPVSSKNTASSSVSFQCATLESRKHPMSASQMTDSQLIIDLAYLLDGFIAKLFNVEKEIEELKKKHNDFAVIYKCKRLFVQRYALKKYADTENIDIDYVTSELNCFLTLPTTEKIFAEQVMHWFEDRENHKDEIELAAQYAAWRVKNKRSILFNIHRKIDHENLISFSKKEVDKVEVLYSNKIKRRYGFDLTSEKVSLDKALDNAHYCIFCHKQNKDSCSKGLLETSLSFQHMTLKSKKKEEWIPVSSTGMTGKCTQMSEGCIKSLLNNYNTFKRSPLKVELHGCPLEQKISEMNLVKSEGYNIASLAIAMIDNPLCAATGYKICNDCMNSCIYQKQEPVNVPMVETRILDDVLSLPYGFEIYSLLSRWNPLNFQQPLPKENTGKNVLVVGLGPAGFNLAHHLLNDGHNVIAIDGLKIEPLNDDLQPIKDFKHEKLSERIADGFGGVAEYGITSRWDKNYLKIIRLLLERRENFAIYGGIRFCGTVTVDDAFNLGFNHIALALGSGKPRMIKIKNILARGVRMASDFLMSLQLTGALKLDSLANLQVRMPIVIIGAGLTAIDTATEALAYYPIQAEKFLLRYEVLVDKYGKDYVEKDWTEEEREIADEFISHAQLICKEKELAKKENREAKILELMQSLGGVKVVYRKELKDSPSYRLNSEEVQNALSEGIYFIENSEPVEIMTDKYSHIESIKLIDTKSHEIKYIKARSILIAAGTEPNTVIATEDKKHFKLSNGYFTHLNSLGEEIDPILSPKMQNKDRILVYKQGGRTISFFGDLHPSYSGSVVKAMASAKNGYPIISQLLSGANTATVIPISSPITSVLNTGISASHTQLYECYNIRVTFITKDVISVPRHTAIQTLWLKSNLHQKGYHSSSSFLSPQCVTLGFSKIGYKQTQYATFSAKLTKNWTPVLRTGMTLSHRTNEEFFNRIKEQFTAKVVKVQYLTDKVVEVVIKAPLAAKNFQPGQFFRLQNFETNSRKINNTTFAMEGIAVTGTEVNKKKGLISTIVLETGGSTNLCRYLREGEQIILMGPTGRPTEVY; from the coding sequence ATGCTGCTGAATTTTAATGCCTCATTTTCGAATTTATACACTCGCAATGGATTAATAAAATTAGACGAGGCATTTTTAGATTATATCAAATCATGCGATGAAGATTTATTTTGCTCATTGATTGAAGCGAGAGAAGAAACAACCCCTTCTTCAGCATCATTTCAGTATTGGACATCAGAATCTAGAAAAAAAGAACCAGTGTCAAGCAAAAACACAGCTTCTTCTTCGGTGTCATTCCAGTGCGCGACACTAGAATCCAGGAAACACCCAATGTCAGCTAGTCAAATGACAGATAGCCAGTTGATTATAGATCTTGCGTATTTACTCGATGGGTTTATTGCAAAACTTTTCAATGTTGAAAAAGAAATAGAAGAGTTAAAGAAAAAGCACAACGACTTTGCTGTAATATACAAATGTAAAAGGTTATTTGTTCAGCGCTACGCATTGAAGAAATATGCCGATACAGAGAATATAGATATTGATTATGTTACCAGTGAACTAAATTGCTTTCTTACTTTACCAACAACAGAAAAAATTTTTGCCGAGCAGGTGATGCACTGGTTTGAAGACAGAGAAAACCATAAAGATGAAATAGAACTTGCAGCACAATATGCAGCGTGGAGAGTGAAAAATAAACGAAGTATACTCTTTAACATTCACAGAAAAATTGATCACGAAAATCTGATATCATTTTCTAAAAAAGAAGTGGATAAAGTTGAAGTGCTGTATTCAAACAAAATAAAAAGACGATATGGCTTTGATCTAACAAGTGAAAAGGTAAGTTTAGATAAAGCATTAGATAATGCTCACTATTGCATATTCTGTCATAAACAAAATAAGGATAGCTGTTCAAAAGGGTTATTGGAAACTTCGTTGTCATTCCAGCATATGACACTGAAATCCAAAAAAAAAGAAGAGTGGATCCCGGTATCAAGCACCGGGATGACAGGGAAATGCACTCAGATGTCAGAGGGATGCATAAAAAGTCTATTGAATAACTACAATACCTTTAAAAGATCACCACTCAAGGTTGAACTGCACGGCTGCCCACTGGAACAGAAAATATCAGAAATGAATCTGGTGAAAAGTGAAGGGTACAACATAGCAAGCCTTGCAATTGCGATGATAGATAATCCGCTATGTGCAGCTACCGGATATAAAATATGCAATGACTGCATGAATTCATGCATATATCAAAAACAAGAACCCGTGAATGTGCCAATGGTTGAAACAAGAATTTTGGATGATGTGCTCAGTTTGCCGTATGGATTTGAAATATATTCTCTACTTAGCCGCTGGAACCCCTTAAACTTTCAGCAGCCATTGCCAAAAGAAAATACTGGAAAAAACGTCTTAGTTGTTGGGCTCGGTCCTGCAGGTTTTAACTTAGCTCATCATTTATTAAATGATGGACACAATGTTATCGCTATTGATGGATTAAAAATAGAGCCTTTGAACGATGATCTCCAGCCAATTAAAGATTTTAAACATGAAAAATTGAGTGAACGTATAGCTGACGGGTTTGGTGGAGTAGCAGAATACGGCATTACCTCTCGGTGGGATAAAAATTACTTAAAGATCATTAGATTATTACTGGAAAGACGTGAGAATTTTGCAATCTATGGAGGTATTCGCTTCTGTGGCACAGTAACCGTTGATGATGCGTTCAATTTGGGTTTTAATCACATAGCCCTAGCACTTGGTTCTGGCAAACCAAGAATGATAAAAATAAAGAATATACTAGCTCGTGGAGTGCGTATGGCTTCCGATTTTCTGATGTCATTACAACTCACTGGTGCTCTCAAACTTGATTCCTTAGCAAACCTGCAAGTCCGTATGCCGATAGTTATCATAGGTGCGGGACTCACCGCAATTGACACTGCAACCGAAGCTTTAGCGTACTATCCAATTCAAGCAGAAAAATTTCTTCTTCGTTACGAAGTATTGGTTGATAAATATGGAAAAGACTATGTTGAAAAAGACTGGACAGAAGAAGAACGCGAAATTGCGGACGAGTTTATATCACACGCACAGCTGATCTGCAAAGAGAAAGAATTAGCGAAAAAAGAGAATAGAGAAGCAAAAATATTGGAGCTAATGCAGAGCTTAGGGGGAGTGAAAGTTGTATACAGAAAAGAGCTAAAAGATTCGCCAAGTTATCGATTAAATAGCGAAGAGGTGCAAAATGCATTGTCAGAAGGAATCTACTTCATCGAAAACTCAGAGCCAGTTGAAATTATGACGGATAAATATAGCCATATTGAGTCAATAAAACTGATCGACACAAAATCTCATGAAATTAAGTATATAAAAGCACGCTCTATCCTCATAGCAGCAGGCACTGAGCCAAACACGGTTATTGCAACAGAAGATAAAAAGCACTTTAAATTAAGCAATGGATATTTCACCCACCTAAACTCACTAGGAGAGGAAATAGATCCAATACTCTCTCCTAAAATGCAAAACAAAGATAGAATATTAGTGTATAAACAAGGTGGTAGAACAATTAGTTTTTTTGGCGACCTTCACCCTTCGTATAGTGGCAGCGTCGTGAAAGCTATGGCAAGCGCCAAGAACGGTTACCCTATTATTTCCCAGCTTTTGAGTGGAGCTAACACCGCTACTGTCATTCCAATATCTTCTCCTATTACCTCAGTACTTAATACTGGAATCTCAGCGTCACATACGCAACTATATGAATGTTATAATATAAGGGTAACTTTCATCACAAAGGATGTCATCTCAGTGCCCAGACACACAGCCATACAAACATTATGGCTTAAAAGCAACCTCCACCAGAAAGGGTATCATTCCAGTTCTTCTTTCTTGTCACCCCAGTGCGTGACACTGGGGTTCAGCAAAATCGGTTATAAACAAACGCAATATGCAACATTTTCGGCGAAATTAACAAAGAATTGGACCCCAGTGTTACGTACTGGAATGACACTAAGTCACCGAACTAATGAAGAATTCTTTAACAGGATTAAAGAACAATTTACTGCGAAAGTAGTAAAAGTCCAATATTTAACAGATAAAGTTGTGGAAGTAGTAATTAAAGCACCACTTGCTGCAAAAAACTTTCAACCTGGACAATTCTTTAGGTTACAAAATTTCGAAACCAATAGTAGAAAAATCAATAATACAACTTTTGCTATGGAAGGTATAGCTGTAACCGGCACTGAAGTAAACAAAAAAAAAGGACTTATTTCCACTATTGTGCTGGAAACCGGAGGCTCTACTAATTTATGCAGATACTTAAGAGAAGGTGAGCAAATCATTCTTATGGGTCCAACTGGTAGGCCTACTGAGGTTTATTAA
- the fabZ gene encoding 3-hydroxyacyl-ACP dehydratase FabZ yields the protein MQFNISDIIKILPHSYPFLLVDRVIECDPSKSIKAIKNVTFNEPFFIGHFPNHPIMPGVLIVESLAQASAICILGKGSKSTMENKVVYLMSIENAKFRKPVTPGDTLILQADFKNARLSVCKFECFAYVGEEKVAEATILAMLQNI from the coding sequence ATGCAGTTTAATATCAGTGATATTATAAAAATATTACCACACTCTTATCCATTTCTCTTAGTAGATAGAGTGATAGAATGCGATCCAAGTAAAAGTATAAAAGCAATTAAAAATGTGACTTTCAATGAGCCGTTTTTTATTGGCCACTTTCCCAATCATCCAATAATGCCAGGAGTTTTAATAGTTGAATCCTTGGCCCAGGCATCTGCAATATGTATTCTTGGCAAAGGCAGTAAAAGTACGATGGAAAATAAAGTTGTTTACCTTATGTCCATTGAAAATGCAAAATTCAGGAAGCCAGTTACCCCAGGAGATACATTGATTCTCCAAGCTGACTTTAAAAATGCACGCTTAAGCGTTTGTAAATTTGAGTGTTTCGCATATGTTGGCGAGGAAAAAGTTGCAGAAGCAACAATTTTAGCTATGCTGCAAAACATATAA
- a CDS encoding OmpH family outer membrane protein, with the protein MKYTQLFISVIALVISLFAGYKVVKHQPQSVLNIKVAIIDSDKVINESLALHNIQQQIKEQNSKLQQEFENELDKLKPSKEELELLSEEAKKERAEQFNKLALNARDNYTKKMSYLEESYRDAVDSVFNKIKEVAKKTAEKNNIDLVLFISKKNQVLYSMNEIDLSDVVLKNINKEIPEFTLKGVN; encoded by the coding sequence ATGAAATATACACAATTGTTTATATCAGTTATTGCCTTAGTTATTTCCTTATTTGCAGGTTACAAGGTTGTAAAACACCAACCTCAGAGTGTGCTTAACATAAAAGTTGCAATTATTGATAGTGACAAAGTTATCAATGAATCTCTTGCTTTGCACAATATACAACAGCAAATAAAAGAGCAAAACTCTAAGCTGCAGCAGGAGTTCGAAAATGAGCTAGACAAACTTAAGCCTTCCAAAGAAGAACTTGAACTTTTGTCAGAAGAAGCAAAAAAAGAAAGGGCTGAGCAATTTAACAAGCTAGCTTTAAATGCTAGAGATAATTACACTAAAAAAATGTCATACCTGGAAGAAAGTTATAGGGACGCAGTAGATAGTGTTTTTAACAAGATAAAAGAAGTTGCTAAAAAAACAGCAGAAAAAAACAACATAGACTTAGTATTATTTATTTCAAAGAAAAATCAAGTTTTATACTCCATGAATGAAATTGATTTATCAGATGTAGTATTAAAAAATATAAATAAGGAAATACCAGAATTTACTTTGAAAGGAGTTAACTAG
- the bamA gene encoding outer membrane protein assembly factor BamA: protein MRKLSYILIVIFISFPILLAASENNEKTQIKDIKCIGNERVGDQTIKFYIKLEPDSYVNDDDIDSIIKSLYKTKLFASVHAYIDNEKKLVIKVQENPLINKVILKGNKQFKSKELLNNVIQSKPLTIFTETKLQSDLVNLVTLYRHNGKIGVKVEYELDKLDGNRVNLIFKVKEGKTSRVKSVRFIGNKNFSENELERAIKVQSNDIFNKLFRAIFKGGNHYSPQYLLTNEELLDRFYSSKGYINNSIQPIAEIDNNNQIELTFLIDEGQQYLFGSNKVNVEAEIQDPDLKEKVLELITKEDNKVFDRVKVSNAVEKINKYLNEIGYIFAKVNPEYTQHGNVVDVTYRVLPGKKIYINQITIDGNDRTLDKVIRSKLSVAEGDAYNTSEVQKSRRRLIGSDFFETVKINSYAINDNAVNLDLNVKEKNTTSLYLGGGVSFPGGAFIKTDFKDRNLFGTGKELSFALEKSQYVFSTNVEVVENNFNDSDTSLGVDVFYERQDKPNTTFDSCDWGGIAQLLHKIIENLTNSIRYSYKYNHIHMDNKGGKDEDISEIIRSQQGEYQISSVGYTLAYNKLDNLYAPREGYLLRLSQDISGLGGNMNFLKSEFLSFYTHPILSKIDDDIILRFKMAAGYIFSYTDKELNIGQRFFKGGNEIRGFDLSGIGPRAKDKNKSSLGGKTYFNLTQQVDFPLPKLYDYVGIKGSLFVDYATLFGLDIKKEYEGKYHDSKLVRVSPGFGFSMPSPFGGRFRLDFGFPLAKEPYDIIPSSNIKFSIEVGI from the coding sequence ATGAGAAAACTATCTTATATACTAATAGTAATTTTTATCTCTTTTCCTATCCTACTTGCCGCTTCAGAAAATAATGAAAAAACACAAATAAAGGATATCAAATGCATTGGCAATGAGCGGGTTGGCGATCAAACAATAAAGTTTTATATCAAATTAGAGCCCGATAGTTATGTAAATGACGACGACATAGATTCGATTATAAAAAGCTTATATAAAACAAAGTTATTTGCTAGTGTTCATGCCTATATCGATAATGAAAAAAAATTGGTAATAAAAGTCCAAGAAAATCCGTTGATTAACAAGGTAATATTAAAAGGTAATAAGCAATTTAAAAGCAAAGAACTACTAAATAATGTTATCCAATCAAAACCTTTAACTATTTTCACTGAGACAAAATTGCAGAGTGATTTAGTGAATTTAGTCACTCTCTACAGACATAATGGTAAGATTGGTGTTAAAGTTGAATATGAGCTGGACAAGCTTGATGGTAATAGGGTTAATTTAATCTTTAAAGTAAAGGAAGGTAAAACCTCTAGAGTTAAGAGTGTAAGATTTATAGGTAATAAAAACTTTTCTGAAAATGAGCTAGAGCGAGCTATAAAAGTGCAAAGTAATGATATATTTAATAAGTTGTTTAGAGCCATTTTTAAAGGTGGAAATCATTATTCGCCACAGTATTTGTTAACTAATGAAGAATTACTCGATCGCTTTTATTCATCCAAGGGGTATATTAATAATAGTATTCAGCCAATTGCCGAAATTGATAATAATAATCAAATAGAGTTAACTTTTTTAATCGATGAAGGACAACAATATTTATTTGGAAGTAACAAAGTTAATGTTGAAGCTGAAATTCAAGATCCAGACTTAAAAGAGAAAGTATTGGAACTGATAACTAAAGAAGACAATAAAGTATTCGATAGGGTTAAAGTGAGCAATGCAGTAGAAAAAATAAACAAGTATTTAAACGAGATAGGATATATATTTGCAAAAGTTAATCCAGAATACACACAGCACGGTAATGTTGTAGATGTAACTTATAGAGTGTTGCCAGGTAAAAAAATTTATATAAATCAGATTACAATCGACGGTAATGATCGTACTTTAGATAAAGTAATTAGAAGCAAGCTCAGTGTAGCAGAAGGTGACGCGTACAATACATCTGAGGTTCAAAAGTCACGTAGAAGACTAATTGGTAGTGATTTCTTCGAAACAGTAAAAATAAATAGTTATGCAATTAATGATAATGCAGTAAATCTTGACTTAAATGTTAAAGAAAAAAATACTACTTCGTTGTATTTAGGAGGAGGTGTATCTTTTCCTGGTGGAGCATTTATAAAAACTGATTTCAAAGACCGTAATCTATTTGGTACTGGAAAAGAGCTCTCCTTCGCCCTTGAGAAAAGTCAATATGTATTTTCTACCAATGTAGAAGTTGTTGAAAATAACTTTAATGATTCTGATACATCACTAGGTGTAGATGTATTTTATGAAAGACAAGATAAACCAAACACTACTTTTGATAGCTGTGACTGGGGAGGGATAGCACAATTATTACATAAAATTATAGAAAACTTAACTAATTCTATTCGTTATTCTTATAAGTATAACCATATACACATGGACAATAAGGGTGGAAAAGATGAAGATATCTCTGAGATAATACGGAGTCAACAAGGTGAATACCAAATTTCATCAGTAGGATATACATTAGCATATAATAAACTGGACAATCTTTATGCTCCAAGAGAGGGGTATTTGTTGCGTTTAAGTCAGGATATCTCTGGGCTTGGAGGAAATATGAATTTCCTAAAATCTGAATTCTTATCTTTTTATACGCATCCTATATTAAGTAAAATTGATGATGATATAATACTGCGTTTTAAAATGGCAGCAGGTTATATTTTTTCCTATACTGATAAAGAGCTAAACATTGGCCAGCGCTTTTTTAAAGGCGGTAATGAGATTAGGGGGTTTGACCTTTCTGGTATTGGGCCAAGAGCAAAAGATAAAAATAAAAGTTCGTTAGGAGGCAAAACTTATTTTAATCTAACACAACAAGTGGATTTTCCACTACCAAAATTATACGATTACGTTGGTATCAAAGGCTCATTATTTGTTGACTATGCAACACTTTTTGGCTTAGATATTAAAAAGGAGTATGAGGGGAAATATCACGATAGTAAGCTCGTGAGAGTTTCACCAGGCTTTGGTTTTTCAATGCCTTCTCCTTTTGGTGGTAGATTTAGGTTAGATTTTGGATTTCCTTTAGCTAAGGAGCCCTATGATATAATACCATCATCAAATATTAAATTTTCTATTGAAGTGGGGATTTAA
- the rseP gene encoding RIP metalloprotease RseP: MELISNLIHQLGGGIYNFLSFSLIISVIVFVHEYGHYIIAKAYKVKVESFSIGFGPGIFGFYDKSGTRWKLSAIPLGGYVKMLGDNNAANTPIDQQELTEEEKSYSLHTKPRYQKAAIVFAGPFANMIFAIIALTVFFSVVGYYHTPPVIGKVIEGSAAKQAGLLPGDTITQINEYKIKYFEDISRVMMSNPETKIEIKYSRNNEEYSTSLTPLTIEDKDIFGNIIERKTIGITSVNIKELRQSSFFGAVSLSVSETYHTMCLTIKALFQIIVGKRSVNEIGGPIKIAKYSGQSAKKGFIMVLYFMAIISANLAAINLLPIPLLDGGHLFHYIIEAVIRRDLSLKYQKYAATFGASVLFLLMAIAISNDIRHLF, from the coding sequence GTGGAACTAATTTCTAATCTTATCCATCAACTTGGCGGTGGAATATATAATTTTTTGTCATTTTCCTTAATTATCTCTGTCATAGTATTTGTGCACGAATATGGACATTACATTATTGCCAAAGCATACAAAGTTAAAGTTGAGTCTTTTTCTATAGGCTTCGGTCCAGGAATTTTTGGTTTTTACGATAAGTCTGGAACCAGATGGAAATTAAGTGCTATTCCACTTGGCGGCTATGTTAAAATGCTAGGAGACAACAATGCAGCGAACACCCCAATTGATCAACAAGAATTAACCGAAGAGGAAAAGTCATATTCACTCCATACAAAACCTCGATATCAAAAAGCAGCAATAGTTTTTGCAGGACCATTTGCAAATATGATATTTGCCATTATAGCCCTGACGGTATTTTTTAGTGTAGTAGGTTATTATCACACTCCACCAGTAATTGGAAAGGTGATTGAAGGCAGTGCAGCAAAGCAGGCTGGCCTATTACCAGGTGACACTATTACACAGATTAATGAGTATAAAATAAAATACTTTGAAGATATTTCACGTGTAATGATGTCAAACCCTGAAACGAAAATAGAAATTAAATATAGTAGGAATAATGAGGAGTATAGCACTAGTCTTACCCCATTGACAATTGAAGATAAGGATATTTTTGGCAACATAATAGAAAGAAAAACCATAGGAATTACTTCAGTTAACATAAAGGAGTTAAGGCAGTCATCTTTTTTTGGAGCTGTGAGCTTGTCAGTAAGCGAAACTTATCATACTATGTGCTTAACAATCAAAGCTCTCTTTCAAATTATCGTTGGTAAGAGGAGTGTAAATGAAATAGGTGGACCGATAAAAATCGCAAAATATTCAGGGCAATCAGCTAAAAAAGGATTTATTATGGTTTTATACTTTATGGCAATTATCTCAGCTAATTTAGCTGCGATTAACTTGCTGCCAATTCCATTACTCGATGGTGGACATTTATTTCACTACATTATAGAAGCAGTTATACGTAGAGATTTGAGTTTGAAGTATCAAAAATATGCAGCTACTTTTGGTGCTTCCGTTTTGTTCTTGCTAATGGCAATCGCAATCTCAAATGATATAAGGCATCTTTTTTAA
- a CDS encoding succinate dehydrogenase assembly factor 2, producing MTDISLLRRKLIYRSWHRGCKETDILLGYFALNYLDKFSLNELIEYEKIVDLDDYELYCYITCKTNLPSNLSSDIVNLITHFIKANPLCTQ from the coding sequence ATGACAGATATCTCTTTACTAAGAAGAAAATTGATATATAGAAGCTGGCATAGAGGCTGCAAAGAAACCGATATCCTTTTAGGATACTTTGCGCTGAATTATCTTGATAAATTTTCCCTGAACGAACTAATTGAGTATGAAAAAATAGTTGATCTTGATGACTATGAGTTATATTGCTATATAACTTGCAAGACAAATCTTCCTTCTAACTTAAGTAGTGATATAGTCAATTTGATTACTCATTTTATTAAAGCTAATCCTTTATGCACTCAATGA
- a CDS encoding cell division protein ZapA → MQVVEIVIRNSTYKISCESGKKDHLLHLANSFNKLVSSISHKTGGKGSDTLNFLLAALILEDKVLELTKKLDEINQKRENYKNEKRTEYTEVLDRVNKIIECIKD, encoded by the coding sequence ATGCAAGTAGTAGAAATAGTTATACGTAATAGTACATATAAAATATCTTGTGAAAGTGGAAAGAAGGATCATTTACTACATCTTGCTAATAGTTTTAACAAACTAGTTAGTTCTATATCTCACAAAACTGGAGGTAAGGGCTCGGATACATTAAATTTCCTGCTTGCAGCATTGATTCTTGAAGATAAAGTTTTAGAGCTAACAAAAAAGTTGGATGAAATAAATCAAAAACGTGAAAACTATAAAAACGAAAAAAGAACAGAATATACTGAAGTATTAGATAGGGTAAATAAGATCATTGAGTGCATAAAGGATTAG
- a CDS encoding HU family DNA-binding protein: protein MATKSNIIMKVAKRHPLLDRIVIAAIVNRFFEILSSTLEHHNRVEIRGFGSFSIRSYNLKETSHLMLQKFAKNQYFKTYFRSSKKLSDLINE, encoded by the coding sequence ATGGCAACGAAATCTAATATAATAATGAAAGTGGCAAAAAGGCATCCTCTTTTGGATAGGATAGTTATAGCAGCCATAGTTAACAGATTTTTTGAGATACTTTCAAGTACATTGGAGCATCATAACAGAGTTGAAATTAGGGGGTTTGGTTCCTTTTCAATTAGGAGTTATAACCTAAAAGAAACGAGTCATTTGATGTTACAGAAGTTTGCAAAAAATCAATACTTTAAAACATATTTTCGTAGCAGTAAAAAATTATCCGATTTAATAAACGAATAA